Proteins from one Cryptomeria japonica chromosome 4, Sugi_1.0, whole genome shotgun sequence genomic window:
- the LOC131079077 gene encoding low affinity inorganic phosphate transporter 1-like — MELKVLSHLDAARIQLYHFRSIIVAGMGFLTDVYNVFCVPPITNLLGRLNYDGKLPLGTSTAVKGIALCGIFVGNIYFGRLGDRMGRKKVYGKTLLLIVCGSILSGFSVGKSPELVVGSLCFFRFWLGVGIGGDYPPSTTIIAEYANKKSR, encoded by the coding sequence ATGGAGCTGAAGGTTCTCTCACATCTCGACGCAGCACGAATACAACTGTATCATTTTCGTTCGATAATTGTAGCAGGCATGGGTTTTCTCACTGATGTCTACAATGTGTTTTGCGTCCCTCCAATTACCAATCTACTGGGAAGGCTAAATTACGATGGTAAGCTACCTCTTGGAACGAGTACAGCAGTAAAAGGAATCGCTCTCTGCGGAATATTTGTAGGCAACATTTATTTCGGCCGGCTGGGGGACAGAATGGGCCGTAAGAAGGTCTACGGAAAGACTCTTCTCTTAATCGTGTGTGGTTCGATTTTATCTGGCTTCTCAGTGGGCAAGTCACCGGAATTAGTAGTGGGTTCCTTATGCTTTTTCAGGTTCTGGCTGGGCGTTGGCATAGGCGGCGATTATCCACCGTCTACCACAATTATTGCCGAATATGCGAATAAAAAGAGCAGATGA